A stretch of Rhinopithecus roxellana isolate Shanxi Qingling chromosome 12, ASM756505v1, whole genome shotgun sequence DNA encodes these proteins:
- the LOC104675310 gene encoding LOW QUALITY PROTEIN: leukocyte immunoglobulin-like receptor subfamily A member 2 (The sequence of the model RefSeq protein was modified relative to this genomic sequence to represent the inferred CDS: inserted 1 base in 1 codon) translates to MHRGLIHLQSRAVGGDAMTPILMLLICLGLSLGPRTHVQAGTLPKPTLWAEPGSVITQGSPVTLRCQGSLQVQEYRLYREKKPASWVRLIRQQLVKKGYFPIGFITSGHAGRYRCWYYSRNHSSEHSDPLELVVTGAYTKPTLSALPSPVVASGGNVTLQCVSQVAFDGFILCKEGEDEHPQRLNSHFHARGWSWAVFSVVPVSPSHRWSYRCYGYNSRSPYVWSLPSNLLELLVPGVSKKPSLSVQPGPVVAPGENLTLQCGSDAGYDRFVLYKEGERDFLQRPGRQPQAGLSQANFSLGLVSHSHGGRYRCSGAHNLSSEWSAPSNPLDILISGQFYDTVSLLVQPGPRVASGVNVTLLCQSWGQFHTFLLTKEGAAHPPLRLRSEHQAQQYQAEFPMGPVTSAHAGTYRCYGSRSSNPYLLTHPSDPLELVVSGAAETLSPSQNQTDSKTSQHPQDYTVENLIRMGVAGLVLVFLGILLFEAQHSQRXPPRCSWPVNSREDNAPFRVVEPQEQI, encoded by the exons ATG CACCGAGGGCTCATCCATTTGCAGAGCAGGGCAGTGGGAGGAGATGCCATGACCCCCATCCTCATGCTCCTGATCTGTCTCG GGCTGAGTCTGGGCCCCAGGACCCACGTGCAGGCAG GGACCCTTCCCAAGCCCACTCTCTGGGCTGAGCCAGGGTCTGTGATCACCCAAGGGAGTCCTGTGACCCTCAGGTGTCAGGGGAGCCTTCAGGTTCAGGAGTATCGTCTATACAGGGAAAAAAAACCAGCATCCTGGGTTAGACTGATACGACAACAGCTTGTCAAGAAGGGCTATTTCCCCATTGGATTCATCACCTCGGGACATGCAGGGCGGTATCGCTGTTGGTATTATAGCCGCAATCACTCATCAGAGCACAGCGACCCCCTGGAGCTGGTGGTGACAG GAGCCTACACCAAACCCACCCtctcagccctgcccagccctgtgGTGGCCTCAGGAGGGAACGTGACCCTCCAGTGTGTCTCACAGGTGGCATTTGATGGCTTCATTCTGTGTAAGGAAGGAGAAGATGAACACCCACAACGTCTCAACTCCCACTTCCATGCCCGTGGCTGGTCCTGGGCTGTCTTCTCCGTGGTTCCCGTGAGCCCGAGTCACAGGTGGTCGTACCGGTGCTATGGTTATAACTCACGCTCTCCCTATGTGTGGTCTTTACCCAGCAATCTCCTGGAGCTCCTGGTCCCAG GTGTTTCTAAGAAGCCATCACTCTCAGTGCAGCCGGGTCCTGTCGTGGCCCCTGGGGAGAACCTGACCCTCCAATGTGGCTCTGATGCTGGCTATGACAGATTTGTTCTATACAAGGAGGGAGAACGTGACTTCCTCCAGCGCCCTGGTCGGCAGCCCCAGGCTGGGCTCTCCCAGGCCAACTTCTCTCTGGGCCTTGTGAGCCACTCCCACGGGGGCCGGTACAGATGCTCTGGTGCACACAACCTCTCCTCCGAGTGGTCGGCCCCCAGTAACCCCCTGGAcatcctgatctcag GACAGTTCTATGACACGGTCTCCCTCTTGGTGCAGCCAGGCCCCAGGGTGGCTTCAGGAGTGAACGTGACCCTGCTGTGTcagtcatgggggcagttccacactttccttctgaCCAAGGAGGGGGCAGCCCATCCCCCACTGCGTCTGAGATCAGAGCACCAAGCTCAGCAGTACCAGGCTGAATTCCCCATGGGTCCTGTGACCTCAGCCCACGCGGGGACCTACAGGTGCTACGGCTCACGCAGCTCCAACCCCTACCTGCTAACTCACCCCAGTGACCCCCTGGAGCTCGTGGTCTCAG GAGCAGCTGAGACCCTCAGCCCGTCACAAAACCAGACAGACTCCAAGACGA GCCAACACCCACAGGATTACACAGTGGAGAATCTCATCCGCATGGGCGTGGCTGGCTTGGTCCTGGTGTTCCTCGGGATTCTGCTATTTGAGGCTCAGCACAGCCAGA AGCCCCCAAGATGCAGTTGGCCAGTGAACAGCAGAGAGGACAATGCACCCTTCAGAGTGGTGGAGCCTCAGGAACAGATCTGA